The Rhizobium rhododendri nucleotide sequence GGCCTTCATCCAGCCATCGGCGATGCCAAGCACCATGCGACCGCGCATAACGCGCTTGAAATCAATGCCGAATTGCAGAAGTTTCGTCGCCGGGCGGACCATGCCCTTGAACTTCACTTCACCGGTCGAAAGCGCCATGCCACGGCCCGGTTCTCCGAGCCAGCCGAGATAGAAGCCCGTCAACTGCCACATGCCGTCGAGACCGAGGCAGCCTGGCATGATCGGATTGCCGGCAAAATGGCACGGGAAATACCAGTCGTCCGGACGCACGTCGTATTCCGCGCGCACGTATCCCTTGTCGAAGGCACCACCAGTTTCCGAGATATCGGTAATGCGGTGAACCATCAGCATCGGCGGCAACGGCAATTGTGCGTTACCTGGGCCGAACAATTCGCCGCGACCGCAGCTCAGGATTTCCTCGTAGTTGAAGCTGGATGGTTTCGTCGTCATAAAAATCCGTTTCCCCCGCATGAATGCCTTTGGCGAGTGAGGTTAGTGTAAGATCGGCAGGAATTGAAGCTCTAGCATTGGCTTGTCCATTCCCGCCCACTGATCGGGCACGTTTCACCTTTATGTGGTGGTCGCATACAGGAAGCCCAAGGCTGCTGCCAGAGGCAAATGCTCTAAAAGCCGGACATTGCGGCTTTTTGCCCGTCAATGTCCCCACTCGAACTATTGAAAGCC carries:
- the fabA gene encoding 3-hydroxyacyl-[acyl-carrier-protein] dehydratase FabA: MTTKPSSFNYEEILSCGRGELFGPGNAQLPLPPMLMVHRITDISETGGAFDKGYVRAEYDVRPDDWYFPCHFAGNPIMPGCLGLDGMWQLTGFYLGWLGEPGRGMALSTGEVKFKGMVRPATKLLQFGIDFKRVMRGRMVLGIADGWMKADGEEIYRATDLRVGLAKEKAE